A stretch of the Actinomycetota bacterium genome encodes the following:
- a CDS encoding metallophosphoesterase family protein: MLIAVLGDTHVPYRAKTLPVEAWRAISDVELILHTGDVADPALLDELSEIAPVRCAVGNVDPVSVREWGATDTVELEVGGVRVAMLHDSGSAAGRPGRLRRAFPDAQVVCFGHSHMPLVEQHDDLLLLNPGSPTDRRRAPTFTVALLEIADGRAAARLVELD, translated from the coding sequence GTGCTGATCGCGGTCCTCGGCGACACCCACGTGCCCTATCGCGCCAAGACGCTTCCCGTGGAGGCGTGGCGGGCGATCTCCGATGTGGAGCTGATCCTGCACACGGGCGACGTCGCCGATCCCGCCCTCCTCGACGAGCTGTCGGAGATCGCCCCGGTGCGGTGCGCAGTGGGCAACGTCGACCCGGTCTCGGTGCGGGAGTGGGGGGCGACCGACACGGTCGAACTCGAGGTGGGGGGTGTGCGGGTGGCCATGTTGCACGACTCGGGATCGGCGGCGGGACGTCCGGGTCGCCTCAGGCGCGCGTTCCCCGACGCCCAGGTGGTCTGCTTCGGACACTCCCACATGCCGCTCGTGGAGCAGCACGACGACCTGCTGCTGCTGAACCCGGGGAGCCCGACGGACCGCCGCCGCGCCCCCACCTTCACGGTCGCCCTCCTGGAGATCGCCGACGGCCGCGCCGCGGCCCGCCTCGTGGAGCTGGACTAG